Part of the Branchiostoma floridae strain S238N-H82 chromosome 11, Bfl_VNyyK, whole genome shotgun sequence genome, tttgttcaAGACTCTAGAAGTTCGATcttatggggtcgctttgcggttaccgaagggttcgcttagcggttactcCAGGTGAACCTTCATTCACGTTCGATGCTTGTAGAAAAGtcacgaagtaatttttagtactcaaatcactttttgtcttttctttgcgtgttttactatggaattcaagtgatgaaagtaactcACACTTTGTTTCAGATTCCGTACGTTCGATCGAATGGGGTcgcttttcggttaccgaagggttcgctaagCGCTTACTCCGggtgaaccttcattcgctttcgagccttgtagaaaagtcacgaagtaatttttagtacttaAATCACTTTCGGTCTTTTCGTTGCGTGTTTTGCTCTGGAATTCatgtgatgaaagtaacgcacactttgtttaaaattctggaagttcgatcgtatggggtcgcttttcggttaccgaagggttcgcttagcggttactccaggtgaaccttcattcgctttcgagccttgtagaaaagtcacgaagtaatttttagtacttaAATcactttctgccttctcgccacgtgttttatttagaaatttaagtgatgaaagtaacgcacattttgttttagattctggaagttcgatcgtatgagGTCGCTTtttggttaccgaagggttcgcttagcggttacttcaggtgaaccttcattcgctttcgagccttgtcgAAAAGtcacgaagtaatttttagtactcaaatcactttctgtcttttctttgtgttttagaatggaattcaagtgatgaaagcaGCCGCCAAGCCACGTCTAAAATAGAATGCCTTTAGAACGCTATTTGTTTTCTTACGTATCCTTCCGCCGTGCATGGTAACGCCGTTGCTACGGGCGCAGTTTTTCGCGCCACCAGCCGGATGAAATATCATCCGACTATGACAGCTGATTGCATCACCATTTCCGGTCTCTTGGTCATCATGGCGGTGAGTACCAGTCGTGTTTGCTATCTGCTCTCTATTTAATCCATTTTTGTGGGGTTTTACAACGATTTTAATTTGTTTCATGATCAAGCTCGGAACACAGTCAAATTAGCAAAATGGCAGCGCCGTAAAGAGTTGAAATTTCGGCGATTTTCAGATTGGGGGCATCCGCATGTCGGTCTCAGAATGTCAATCGATTGTTGGCGTGTAAGACGTGTTTAACCTTCGTCTATATCCCATGTGaaaatcctgttggtttgaaatctgggtAGATATGTAATTTCAGATCTGCCTGGGTCAGTTTTTTGGCGATTTTTCGCCAATACGTTGACGTTCGTAGTGcgaaaaaaatggaggtatttgcTGGGCTGGCCCTGTTACGTGTGACAGATCATCTCACGGTGCTTTATTGTCGGTATTTCTTGTAAACAGTCAACAGTTACCGCCAAAACCTGCATGGTACGGTGTAAAATGTCGACATAcgtgacagattttttttattcagtgtttaTTTGGAGAATTTATTTGGCGCCGTGAGAAAAGTAAAACTGGCCAGCGGAGAATTTCGCTGTGAAAAATCTATCTTTTACGTTTTAGTGTGATACAAGGACCAGATTTTCCCGCCAATATAGTCACGTGTCCGATGTTGTTAGGTAAACTTTtgaaggcaaacaaacaaacttgcatAACAACGCAGGTTCATGGCTGCCAGGTTTGCAACAAATTATGAATGGAGGGTCATGATTACACCGTGTTGTAGCAATGTTTGCAGCAGTCGTGATAGATTGTGATATGGGGTAAATATTATTCATCATAATCAAATGTGCAACAATACTACCTACATTAAATCTTTCTCAGTAATCAGTAAtcatcacatttatttagcaaTGTCCACCATATTTTTGTACTGCTTTAAGGAATACATTGGCGAAATATTATACAGACTTAGGAGATGGATAATAATAGTAGATTTAAATAATTTGATGAAATGAATTATTGTTGAATAGATAAGATAGCATTAAATAATTTGTGTGACCAATtatactcctctgccggctaaacttcCTCCTCAGCTTTTGTTACTGTCATATGCCACGGAGGAaggctgcttggagattactattatagtacatgtatggctTTGTCACGTTAAACTACTGTCATTTAATACATCGTTAATTAGCGACATTACTTCATGAATCATTAAATTGAATTATAAAAACAAGgacatattttttcttgtttcagaTCATCCTTGCCTTCACTGACTCAATCTGTAAGTATGTCTCCAATCATGCCACCTTCtcttctgacattttgttttcccttAATGCGCACCCTGGAGCTTCCGTATATGATTTGACTTCTGACATCTCTCGTCACCCTTTTGTTGAGCCTGACCTGGTGTTCTTGCATGCGGGGACTAACTGTCTTCCCATGCACCGTCCACTCAGCCGGACTCTTGATGATTTCAGTTACCTTATTTCTGTTACCAAGTCTCGCTTCCCGTCAGCCTCTGTTGTCATCTCTAGCATCCTGCCTAGGTTTGACTCTGAGGTCTATGACAGGAAGCGGTCTGAGTTAAACTCTCAGTTGCTTCGCCTATGTTCTCGCCAGGGTGTGTTTTTCCTTGACAATGGTAGCCGGGCTCGCCGGGCCATGTTTTCTGTTGATGGTTTGCATTTGAGTAGAGCGGGGAACATCAGCTATGCCAagtatctttctttttctttgagcCACTACCTGCAGCTGCACCGTCGCAGCTGTCAGCATCGCTTTACGTTGATGGGTGAGGAGTGGCCTGGGTTGGGGACGGATGGAGGAAGTGGGAAGAAGGACAAGGAGCATCCAGGAGAGGAGCCGAAGTCAGGggagtaccagggacaggtggaGTGGGCTAGGGTAGTCCGACAGGGGGGACCTGTAGCTAGgccggccccagggaaggtagaggggggtagtgtgGGGAAGGGTCCTTCCCAGCCAAGGGGGGGACCGGTAGCTAGggcggccccagggaaggtagaggggggtagtgtgaggaagggaccttcccagccAAGGGGGGGACCTGTAGCTAGActggccccagggaaggtagaggtgGGTAGTGTGGGGAAGGGTCCTTCCCAGCCAAGGGGGGTACCTGTAGCTAGggcggccccagggaaggtagaggggggtagtgtggggaagggaccttcccagccCAGGGGGGGACCTGTAGTTAGATCNNNNNNNNNNNNNNNNNNNNNNNNNNNNNNNNNNNNNNNNNNNNNNNNNNNNNNNNNNNNNNNNNNNNNNNNNNNNNNNNNNNNNNNNNNNNNNNNNNNNNNNNNNNNNNNNNNNNNNNNNNNNNNNNNNNNNNNNNNNNNNNNNNNNNNNNNNNNNNNNNNNNNNNNNNNNNNNNNNNNNNNNNNNNNNNNNNNNNNNNNNNNNNNNNNNNNNNNNNNNNNNNNNNNNNNNNNNNNNNNNNNNNNNNNNNNNNNNNNNNNNNNNNNNNNNNNNNNNNNNNNNNNNNNNNNNNNNNNNNNNNNNNNNNNNNNNNNNNNNNNNNNNNNNNNNNNNNNNNNNNNNNNNNNNNNNNNNNNNNNNNNNNNNNNNNNNNNNNNNNNNNNNNNNNNNNNNNNNNNNNNNNNNNNNNNNNNNNNNNNNNNNNNNNNNNNNNNNNNNNNNNNNNNNNNNNNNNNNNNNNNNNNNNNNNNNNNNNNNNNNNNNNNNNNNNNNNNNNNNNNNNNNNNNNNNNNNNNNNNNNNNNNNNNNNNNNNNNNNNNNNNNNNNNNNNNNNNNNNNNNNNNNNNNNNNNNNNNNNNNNNNNNNNNNNNNNNNNNNNNNNNNNNNNNNNNNNNNNNNNNNNNNNNNNNNNNNNNNNNNNNNNNNNNNNNNNNNNNNNNNNNNNNNNNNNNNNNNNNNNNNNNNNNNNNNNNNNNNNNNNNNNNNNNNNNNNNNNNNNNNNNNNNNNNNNNNNNNNNNNNNNNNNNNNNNNNNNNNNNNNNNNNNNNNNNNNNNNNNNNNNNNNNNNNNNNNNNNNNNNNNNNNNNNNNNNNNNNNNNNNNNNNNNNNNNNNNNNNNNNNNNNNNNNNNNNNNNNNNNNNNNNNNNNNNNNNNNNNNNNNNNNNNNNNNNNNNNNNNNNNNNNNNNNNNNNNNNNNNNNNNNNNNNNNNNNNNNNNNNNACCTGTAAGCTTCAGGGTGGGTGGAACAAGTTAAACAGGTAGGTACTAGtacctgtaagagtagtgaggagGGGGGAGATGAGTGTAATATAGTTGCCTGTGAGTCTGTAGCTAGTAAGAATGGGGTACAGCATGTAAGTGATGATGTCACTGAGTCTAGCAAGGATGAGGTTCAACATGTAGGTGATAGTGATGTTTGTGAGTCTAGTAAGGATGGGGTAGAAGGTGTCTGTGAGTCTAGTAAGGATGAGGTTCAACATGTAGGTGATAGTGATGGCTGTGAGTCTAGTAAGGATGGGGTAGAAGGTGTCTGTGAGTCTAGTAAGGATGAGGTTCAACATGTAGGTGATAGTGATGTTTGTGAGTCTAGTAAGGATGGGGTAGAAGATGTCTGTGAGTCTAGTAAGGACGTGGTAGATCCAGATGTAAGTGATAGTGATGTCTGTGAGTCTAGTAAGGAAGAGGTAGAAGATGTAAGTGATCATAGTGATTCctggaaaactttctttgtcaGTTTTGAAGGTAAGTTATTTACGGTTGGGACACCTAGCAAATGTATTCAGGTTTGTAAGTTGCAAAAAATGGTAAGTAATGTATGTGGATTCAACATTTCTTGTAGAAACCTTAGCTTGGGGGGCAGTATTCTCTATGATGAAAATGATATTGTAGAAGTACATGATAAGACTGTAATAGTGACACTTTTTGGTTGTGGGGGAGGTAAACCTGCTAATTTTCATCCAGACAGGCCATGTTCCACAGCATGTGCTCATTGTAAGAAGCCAGCtacttttgaatttgaatttagaCATCCACAGGGATGGAATGAAGCACTTAGAAATTGGGTAATTGATAATACAGGACTTTCTAGTACAGACTGTGTGTGTCGTTCATGTGAGCGTAAGTTTAGACGACAACAGGCCCAAACACATGATTCCGTTTCTAATATTTCAACTGACAATTCACAGAAACTCCCTCAAACAGTAAcagaaaaaacatgttttttgtcTGAGTTtggtttatgtcaaaaattgtCAAACCATGAACGGAAAAACTTTTCAGTTGATGATATGATGTCCTACGTTACCTCCATTTCAGACTTAGCTGCAGGGTGTAGCACTTTGCCAAATTCTGTTTCAATGTGTACATTTCATTATTATCAGTTTTATCGATTTTGTGAAGATAAATGCACACATTGTTGTAAGGTAATTAAGTCCTGTAAAAGGAAACGATTCTGTCCTAAATTGACTATACCACAATCAGCTTTAAAATTGGCCGACTCAAATTTGTCAGAAGGTTCCattttatgtaatagttgttatCAATGTTTATATAGATCAGGGAATCTTGTTAAGGGTGAGGAAAATCTAGAGAAATGCTTAGAAATGTTGAAAAGTGTTGATGTAAAACATAGCCCAGAAAACATACCAGAATTAGCTTTACACCAGGTTTCTTGTAAGGTAGGTGAAATGTTCCTGGAGAACAAGTCTTTACTCCTCGTTGATGCCTATGATTTTTTTGTGGAAACTATTCAAATGCTTAATagtgaatttcaaagtaaagaACAGTCTGAAGTTGATATGTTCTCATTTGGATCCAAATGGCTACTAGTTGGACTATTAAGTGATTTGGGACCATTTCTTTTAATCCACAGAAGTTCAAGTAAATCAACTAAATTAAGTTTGTTGTTATACTATAAAGACTGTGATTTGATTGAATCCCTCCATTTGGCTTTATATGCAGCAAGACTAAATACTTACAAGCATGATCTTGAGTTAAAGTCCATTCAATCCAATGTTGCTTCTATGTTCACAGATGTTAACAAAGACGTTCTTAATTCTAGCCTTCTATCTTCCTTGATGTACATGAATAATTTAATTCATCAAGAAGCCTCCAAATTCATTGATAAGTTTGTTAAGTGTCCAACTTCCCTCCATGAAATTGAcatgtttcaaatttcaaaggAAATCAATCCCCTTGTTTGGAACTTTATTGTTGTATTGACTATGCAGAAGTCCGAAATTCCTGTTACTGATTTTGAAACCTTTGACATGAATGAACATTATTTAGCATTTCTTAAGAAGGATAATTCTAGCCATAGTTCTTCTAAGTTTTTAAGACGACTTTTTGCTACTTTCCTTATCTTNNNNNNNNNNNNNNNNNNNNNNNNNNNNNNNNNNNNNNNNNNNNNNNNNNNNNNNNNNNNNNNNNNNNNNNNNNNNNNNNNNNNNNNNNNNNNNNNNNNNTAATTCAGAATTGATTCATTCTTATAGTCAATCTACTGATCTTATGCAATTGTTAAATCGTCTTGGTGTATGTTGTTCCAATGATTCTCataaaagatttatttctggaatGTTAGATCAATTGAAATTGGAAGATAATCATTATAATTTGACAGAAGGTTCTTTTACTGTAGCTTCTATAGACAACATCAATAGTGGTAGTCCTCATGCAGCTGTGACAGGTAGTCCCCGAGGGTGGAATGGCACATCTATTCAAGCcgtccaacccaaacctaaatctcttaTTGTTCCAAAGCCAAATTCAACATCTGTATGTACTAGTGAAGATATCTCTGTAGGTGTAGATAATGTTACCAGAAATGACGAGCCAGTGtccaaaaaaatcaaattagtTTCAAAGTTTAGACCAAGAAGAAGATCTCCTAAGGAAATTGAGAATACTATATCTCTTACACCCCCATCTTGTGTTCATTCTGTAGTCCCCTCTTCTCAAAGTTCTCTCACCTTTGAACAGTTT contains:
- the LOC118426198 gene encoding uncharacterized protein LOC118426198, which codes for MKYHPTMTADCITISGLLVIMAIILAFTDSICKYVSNHATFSSDILFSLNAHPGASVYDLTSDISRHPFVEPDLVFLHAGTNCLPMHRPLSRTLDDFSYLISVTKSRFPSASVVISSILPRFDSEVYDRKRSELNSQLLRLCSRQGVFFLDNGSRARRAMFSVDGLHLSRAGNISYAKYLSFSLSHYLQLHRRSCQHRFTLMGEEWPGLGTDGGSGKKDKEHPGEEPKSGEYQGQVEWARVVRQGGPVARPAPGKVEGGSVGKGPSQPRGGPVARAAPGKVEGGSVRKGPSQPRGGPVARLAPGKVEVGSVGKGPSQPRGVPVARAAPGKVEGGSVGKGPSQPRGGPVLFINNEWVDSVSKKTFPTLNPSTGEVICEVAEGDKF